From Pyxidicoccus xibeiensis, the proteins below share one genomic window:
- a CDS encoding ExbD/TolR family protein, whose translation MAMGKTPGDNEGDEGVFAEINITPLTDIFLVLLIIFMVTSSVIVQQGPGGGAKAGLKVNLPKGGAADVTARSTDLSVAVLADGRFVLSGNIVSEEELRKTFDDARAKDPDTVVIVQADEGVPHGTVVQVMELAKQAGLGQLAIGVRDGE comes from the coding sequence ATGGCCATGGGCAAGACACCGGGTGACAACGAGGGCGACGAGGGCGTCTTCGCCGAAATCAACATCACCCCGCTGACCGACATCTTCCTGGTGCTGCTCATCATCTTCATGGTGACCAGCTCCGTCATCGTCCAGCAGGGCCCCGGAGGCGGCGCCAAGGCGGGCCTCAAGGTGAACCTGCCCAAGGGCGGCGCCGCGGACGTCACCGCGCGCAGCACGGACCTGTCCGTGGCGGTGCTCGCCGACGGGCGCTTCGTCCTGTCCGGCAACATCGTCTCCGAGGAGGAGCTGCGGAAGACGTTCGACGACGCCCGGGCGAAGGACCCCGACACCGTCGTCATCGTCCAGGCGGACGAGGGCGTCCCCCACGGCACCGTGGTGCAGGTGATGGAGCTGGCGAAGCAGGCCGGCCTCGGGCAGCTCGCCATCGGCGTGCGCGACGGCGAGTAG